A region from the Sulfoacidibacillus ferrooxidans genome encodes:
- a CDS encoding GNAT family N-acetyltransferase, translating to MRIQFDYVGDISERQWRYFVARCEPFATPEQNLDWMAFLERRSDLIDRKHCPPIKVMSVWNAKDLEALFYVSVEDNLHVTSADARTYVNLSRELCANIIGFHVRLSLAHGLGLIYAIGDNGNRAVMEGIEALEYHAWERGLNYVQISRVHADSDLRSFLAKRGYLEFPNISNYVLDVTWGSFDEYLGSVSGKTRRNIRRDRRIFESSALYLGLLNSEVNFDRLYHLHEAVCEKYGGKPYVRRDFFRTALSDLSGFGGVCAFYQKEPVGAILCYRSNEVLSVKFAGMNYQWREANVYPNLMYGVIEQAIESGIRKIALGLANEEQKKRLGAREELSYRYILPFSTDLKVMLSSTLALWKGAPMS from the coding sequence ATGCGCATACAATTTGACTATGTAGGCGATATCTCTGAGCGACAATGGAGATATTTTGTGGCTCGATGCGAGCCGTTTGCTACTCCGGAACAAAACCTGGATTGGATGGCATTTCTAGAGCGCCGATCAGACCTGATAGATCGGAAACACTGTCCACCCATAAAGGTCATGTCGGTATGGAACGCCAAGGACTTAGAAGCCTTATTTTATGTGAGCGTAGAGGATAATCTCCATGTGACTTCCGCCGACGCCAGGACGTACGTCAACTTATCTAGAGAACTTTGCGCGAATATCATCGGATTCCATGTCAGACTTTCACTCGCGCATGGTCTTGGGTTGATTTATGCCATCGGTGACAACGGCAATCGGGCCGTTATGGAGGGGATCGAGGCTCTGGAATACCATGCGTGGGAACGTGGCCTGAACTACGTGCAAATCTCGCGCGTGCATGCAGACTCCGATCTGAGGAGCTTTCTGGCAAAGCGTGGCTATCTAGAATTCCCTAATATATCGAATTATGTGCTTGATGTTACTTGGGGCAGTTTCGATGAATATCTGGGAAGCGTTAGCGGAAAGACGCGGAGGAACATACGAAGAGATAGGAGAATCTTCGAGTCATCTGCTCTCTACCTTGGGTTACTTAATTCAGAAGTGAATTTTGATCGACTTTACCATCTCCATGAGGCCGTTTGCGAGAAATACGGTGGCAAACCATACGTGCGAAGGGACTTCTTTAGGACGGCTCTTAGTGACCTTTCTGGATTCGGTGGCGTATGCGCTTTTTATCAAAAGGAACCCGTGGGCGCGATTCTCTGTTACCGATCAAACGAGGTTCTCTCCGTCAAGTTCGCGGGTATGAACTATCAATGGAGAGAAGCCAATGTATATCCGAACCTGATGTATGGTGTCATCGAACAAGCAATCGAATCTGGAATTCGCAAAATTGCACTTGGACTAGCCAATGAAGAGCAAAAGAAGAGATTGGGTGCTAGAGAGGAACTATCCTATAGATACATCCTACCTTTCTCGACTGATCTCAAGGTTATGCTGAGTTCAACCCTTGCATTATGGAAGGGGGCGCCGATGTCGTGA